In Stomoxys calcitrans chromosome 2, idStoCalc2.1, whole genome shotgun sequence, the following proteins share a genomic window:
- the LOC106082811 gene encoding hatching enzyme 1.2-like has protein sequence MFNITPVFLSMTLVISFVMGNPLIPQEGEDEDVVVINSNYLEAPPQGHSKDVIDLSFYGMALFGEPDDKNTAQLVANYEADTSSVNPEELGSYLEGDILVPKQGVIMKNGLTTQSSRWPQGIVPFEIRGNFNAKDRAVIEHAIDEYHSRTCIRFVPRTSETDYISIVSGNSGCWSSVGRVGGKQEVNLQSPGCLTKPGTAIHELMHALGFLHEQNREERDSYVDIQYNNIQPSAVTNFERASKTIAFGVPYDYGSVMHYSANAFSTNGQPTIVAVRSMGSSRMGQRDGFSDMDVEKLNQMYDCGYNSGPGAVPAPVPAPAVPAAVPAPGGSGSENAVDNTLINSFVSGIMTGLGFGDDPLA, from the exons ATGTTTAATATAACTCCGGTTTTCCTTTCTATGACCTTGGTCATAAGTTTTGTTATGGGTAACCCTTTAATACCCCAAGAAGGAGAAGATGAAGATGTTGTTGTAATCAACTCCAACTATTTGGAAGCACCTCCTCAAGGCCATTCCAAAGATGTCATCGATTTGAGCTTTTATGGCATGGCCTTATTTGGTGAACCAGATGATAAGAACACCGCCCAACTTGTAGCCAACTATGAAGCTGACACCTCATCGGTTAATCCCGAAGAGTTGGGTTCGTATCTGGAGGGTGACATTTTGGTGCCCAAGCAAGGAGTGATTATGAAAAATGGCCTAACCACTCAAAGTTCCCGCTGGCCTCAGGGCATAGTACCCTTTGAGATTCGTGGCAACTTTAATGCCAAAGATAGGGCCGTCATTGAACATGCCATAGATGAGTATCATAGTCGAACCTGCATTCGTTTTGTACCACGCACCTCGGAAACCGACTACATATCCATTGTAAGTGGCAACTCAGGCTGTTGGTCTTCGGTGGGACGTGTCGGTGGCAAGCAAGAGGTGAATCTTCAATCCCCTGGATGCTTGACCAAACCCGGAACAGCCATACATGAACTTATGCATGCCCTGGGCTTTCTTCATGAACAGAATCGTGAGGAGCGTGATTCCTATGTGGACATTCAATATAACAACATTCAACCCAGTGCAGTGACGAATTTCGAAAGAGCTTCCAAGACCATAGCATTTGGGGTACCCTATGACTATGGCAGTGTTATGCATTATTCGGCCAATGCCTTCTCGACAAATGGTCAACCGACCATAGTGGCGGTG CGCTCAATGGGTAGCTCTAGAATGGGACAACGTGATGGATTCTCAGATATGGATGTTGAAAAACTAAATCAAATGTACGATTGTGGTTACAATTCGGGACCTGGGGCAGTTCCAGCTCCTGTGCCAGCGCCAGCAGTACCAGCTGCGGTTCCTGCCCCTGGAGGCAGTGGCTCTGAGAATGCCGTTGACAATACTCTCATAAATAGTTTTGTAAGTGGTATTATGACGGGCTTGGGATTTGGAGATGATCCATTGGCTTAA